Below is a window of Chitinophagales bacterium DNA.
CATCTCCAATTTCATCGCCTTGCTCGCCAAAGGAAATGTGGCGTTATCGGTTGGTATGACGGCATTTGTAACCATTTTAGCCACTTTTCTCACACCCTTCAATTTTGCTTTTTGGAGCAGTAAAGTTCCAGAAACAGCGGAATTATTGACAGTCATTCACCTCAGTTTTGGTGAAATGCTGCAAACCGTTTTGATGCTTTTGGGAGTACCTTTGATAATCGGAATGTGTTTTGCCCATTATTTTCCTCAATGGACTGCAAAAATCAGTCGCCCAATTCGCCTACTATCCATCGTCTTTTTTGCAGCTTTTGTAGTTATTGCCTTTGCCAGCAATCTTGAATTTTTCTTGGGGTACATCCACCTCATTGCAGGAATCGTGTTGGTTCACAATGGTCTTGCACTTGTAAGTGGATATACTTTGGCGAAAAGTGTGAAGCTATCGCATCAAGATGCCAAAACCATTTCTATCGAAACGGGCATTCAAAATTCGGGTTTGGGTTTGGTGCTGATTTTCAATTTTTTTGGCGGTTTAGGCGGCATGGCAATCGTTGCGGCATGGTGGGGCATTTGGCACATGGTAGCAGGATTGAGTTTGGCTTGGTGGTGGGGGAGAAAAGACTAATCTATAAATATAACTCCGCTAATAACTTACTCAAATTACTCAAATAAATCTCGTAATCCTTGAAGCCCATTTTTTCGACCTCCTCGTTGTACTTCGTATGTAAAGCCGCATCCGCTTTGCCAGAAGGAATACACAAATAGATTTTTTCTTGCTTGCGGGTATAATCTCCCAAAGTTGAAAACAGGCGATCAACATCCATTTTTATCAGAATAGCGATGGGTGCATTTTCTCCTTTTCGATTGATATCGTAAGCTGTAAAAACATAGTTGGCATCTTCGCTGTGAAAACTGGATTTGATGTCTTTATTATAGACTTCCTTTTTCTCCAAATTATTTTCCATTGCAGCAGCATCGTTTTTTGCGTAAGTTTCTGTTAAATAGTTGTACTCCGCTGAAGTGATGGGTGCTACTGCTTCTTTAGTCGCTCCGCCTTCTTGCTGGCAAGCATAAAATCCTGACGTAATCAAACAAATAAATAGGAATAGGCCAATTTTTCTCATGAGATGTGGTATTTTGAATGTAAACATTTACTTTTTGCTCAAAGTTAACGCAAATAAATTAAGGTTCATCGAAGATTTTAGTGGAATGAGACTTTTGTAGTTTATTCTTAAAGATATGGAATGTTGGAAAATCAGTATGCTGTCAAAAGGAAGCTACAAAAGTCGTACATTGGCCCAAGAGGAAAAAGTACAAAAGTTGTAATAAAAAATAATATATTGATTAAAATTAAGAACGAGGGTAAACTGATTCAAAAGTAGTCCTTAGAGACCGTATTAGACGTTAGCCCCTCGTTCTTTATATCCCATAAAAATCGGACAGTTCAGTAGGCATAAAGCCTGAGTCACGACGCAGATTTCATAGGATATATTTCATCATTATTAGTTTAACATTCAATTTATTACTTTATGAATTCTCTAATTATCGGTATAGATGTAAGTAACAAGACTTTAGACATTGCTTATCAAGAAGATAACCACTGGGTTGATTATCAAATCGAAAATACAATGAAATCCATAGAGGTATTCTTACAAGGTTTTGATGAACAACATATTACTTTTGTTTTAGAACCTACTGGCACTTACAGTGATAAGTTGCTTCATTCTTTAGACAAATCCAACTGCTCTATTAAATTGATTAATCCACAAAAAAGCAGTGCTTTTATGAAAGTCTTAGGCATTACTGCAAAAGATGATAAGCAAGCAGCAAGAGCTTTAGCAATAGCTGGAAAGACACTTGATTTGCCTGATTTTCAAATGCCTAATGAGGATATTCAAAAGAGAAAAAAATGCAAATGGCTCTTAATGCCTTTGAAAAGCAGGAACGACAGACTAAAAATCAAATTCATAGCCTTATGCAGTGTCTTTACACACCAGATGTTGTCTTAGAAGCTTTTCAAGACGTATTGAATACGATACAAGACAATATTCGAAAAATCAAACAAGAATTGGATGCCTTGACTGACATTGGTTTCGATAAATTCAAAGAACTTGCCTGTTCTGTTAAGGGTATTGGCGAAAAATCAGCCCAATTACTATACACATATACTAATGGCTTTGAATTATTTACAAATTCTAAACAATTGGTTAAGTTTGTAAGCACCGTGCCTTTGACTCATCAATCGGGTTCTTCTGTGTATCGAAAAGGACGCATTTCAAAAGCTGGTCCAGCTCAAATTAGGACAGTTCTTTTCAATGCTACAAGAGCAGCTATACGATTCAATAAAGAATGTAAAGAACTTTTCAATAGACTCCGATCAAAAGGAAAGCCATACAAGGTAGCTAAAGTTGCTGTTATCAACAAGCTGCTTAGGCAAACTTTTGCCGTCGTTAAATCAGGTGTCAAATTTCAAGATGATTATCACAATAAATTCAAAGAACATATTGAATAAAATAACCAATTTAAAAAATAATCCGATTTTTGCTTGCTTTTTAATACAGTTCGTCTTTATCTGCTACACTAAAATATTCATGAGTCCAAACTAATAAGTTGCCAAACGTGAAGCATATATATTGGATAATTTTTCTGTTACTTTTTTTCACCAACTGCAATCAAAGCAACAACAAAACGGTGGTGAACCAACCTATATTGCAGCCTTCTTTGTGGGAAATTATAGACACTTCCTGTACGATTGGAATTGTGGCATTGGAGATGGAGAAGGCGGCAAATCTGAACGTTGAAGCAAATGAATATCTTTTTATAGACGATTTTATCAATCTATTGCAGCCGCTTATTTCTTCAAAAACAGCTTATTCTGAAAAAGAAGCACTTCAAATTTTGCAAACCATTGATTACGCCATTCGCCGCAATCGTCAGCAACAAATGGAATATGAAAGTGCATTTAGCACCTGCATTCGATACCGTATTTTTGACTGCGATATTAATAGACTTGTACGGATTTGATTATGATAGAGTTATGTGAAAAGTGATTTGTTGTGTGCAATTATTTTCCTCTTGAAAAACATTTGTTATAATCAAAATATAGGACTCTTTTTCAAAACATTTGTTTATGAGTGTTTTAAGCATAAAATAATAAATCATTAAATATTTTCAATAATTTATTATTCACTGATTATCGAGCCGAACAAGTCTAATAGCCTGCTTTACCTCACTATTGCCGAACAACTTCAATTACCGATTTATGGCTTGACGCTGCCTACTCACATGCTGGTCGTTTGGAAAGACGAAAACACGGAAATCTATTGGGAAACAACTGAAGGGCAGGTTCGGTCAAAGGCATTTTATGTAGAAAAATATGCCATTGCAGCCGAACAAGTAGGCGAGAATATGATTTTGAACCCATTGAAGAAGAAAGACCTATTGGCAGTCATTTGCTTCAATATCGGAAAAGCATACAGCGATAAAAATATTTTTGAAGAAGCCATCCGATATACCCGTCAAGCCATTGAACTACGCAAGGATTGGAGTAATCCCTACTCGACTATGGCGACTGTTTACCGAAACATGGAACTTCCCGAAAACGCACTTTATTACAGTAATCAAGCACTTCAACGGTTTGATAAAGATATAGAAAGCTACAAAACAATGACTTGGGCTTATACCTTTTTGGGCTGCAATACAGAAGCGGAGGAGGCTTTTGGGAGGTATTTAGAATTGCAGTAAGTCTGGATGAAAAAAAAATACTTTTTTTGAATTTTTTTCCCTTTTTTTAAAAACAATGTTGCAACATTAAATGTTAAGACATTAAATAAGTAAACCAAACACTATGGATCGCAAAAACTTTCTCAAAAAATCATTATTGGGCTTGGCTGCTACTACAGGTGTAACGGCTTTGGCTTCACAAACATCAACCTACAACCGCTTAATGGAGCAAGTAGGATTTAATCATTTACCAAACACGGAGGAAAAAACAATGAAAACGGTATTGCACAAGGCACAAACAAGAGGACACGCCAATCATGGATGGCTTGACAGTCACCACAGTTTTAGCTTTGCGAACTACTACAATCCGCAGCGCATGAACTTTGGCGTTTTGCGGGTTTTGAACGATGACTCAGTTTCGGCAGGTCGGGGGTTCAGCACACATCCACACGACAACATGGAAATCATTTCGATTCCGTTGGAAGGGGATTTGGAACACAAAGACAGCATGGGCAATGTGGCGGTTATCAAACAAGGCGATGTTCAGGTGATGAGTGCTGGAACAGGGATTTTTCACAGTGAGTACAACAAAAACAAGGACAAAGATGTGAAATTCTTGCAAATCTGGGTATTTCCTAACAAGAAGGATGTAACGCCTCGTTATGACCAAATTACCCTGAATGAAACGGACAGTCACAACCAACTGCAACAGATTCTTTCGCCAAACGCAGACGATGATGGCGTTTGGGTGCATCAAAATGCTTGGTTTCACCTCGGCAAATTGGAGAAAGGAACAAATGTTTCATATCAAGTGAACGCTCCTACAACGAATGGTGTGTATGCTTTTGTATTGGATGGAACGGTGAAGATTGAAGGGCAAGAACTCGGCAAACGGGATGGTTTTGGCTTGTGGGAAGTCGAAAATATTGACATTGAAGCAAGCGAAGATGCACGGGTTTTGTTGATGGAGGTGCCGATGGCGATTTCTTAAGAAATAACTAACGGTTATTTGCTTAACGGCAAAACTCGGCAGTCGAAAAAGGCAACAGGTAATGCCTGAAGCATTACCTGTTTACTACTGTCAAAAGCTTATATGGCTACAACTGTGGAACAAAACTGTTTTTGGGTGCGGAAGTTTCTTCTGGCGCAGATGTGGATTCTTTGGAAGAAGTTTATGGTGTATTCAAACAAGAGGCAGAGGATGTGTAAGTTGACTATCAACCTAATACAGTAAATATAGATGGGTGGATGGCCACACAGAACGCATGGCAAAAACTCTATTCAAATATTCAAGTCATTGAATGTTTCTTACACGCCTTTCTAAAAATTAGAGATAGAGCTATAAAAAAGGTACAAGACTATTACAATACAGCAGCAGATAAGGTGTGGGAGGCTTATCGAACTACTTCAAAAAAGCATCTAAGAATGTACCTTCCTACCATATGAAAGACAATATTCTTAAACTCTGTAAAAAGAAAAACAAGTGGTTAGCGGATTTTGACTTTCATAAATCACACCAAACCTTCAACATGATAATCCATGCAGGCAATGAATAGATATGCCAACAACTCCCAAATGTTTCATGGAGATGTACTTCAATAGTTTGTAGTTTTTTTCTAATAAATTGATAATCAGGCAATAGAATATAGTTTGTAACTATTTGATAATCAGATATCTGCGCATCCCTGTCTCTGTGTTTAATAAAAACTACCCGAACTATTGTTTTTTTTATTTTTAAAAAATCAAAAAATCATTGCATGACACCGTTGTTGGTTGTTAAAGGAAAGATAAGACCTTCAATTCTTGATTTGCAGAATCAAAACAATTGATTTATCTTAATCCTTCAATCTTTTCTCAAACCATCACATCTTAAATCATTGCCATGAAAAACATATTGATAATAGTTCTTGTTGCAGTCGTTGCCGTTGGAGGATATTTCGCTTACCAACAGTTTGTTGTCGACAATTCTATTTCCATTTTGGAAAGCGTACAGCACGAATTGGCAGCTACCGAAGAGTTTGTATTCTCTCGTGACAAGCTCAGTTTTACCAAAACCGAACACCGTGAAAAACTTTTAGCACATGTTGATTACCTCTACACATGGGATGCAAGTGTTCCTTTTGGTTTTGCCTCCAAAGACATGCAGTTGAGTTACGACAAAAACGAAAAACGATTATCTGTTTTGGTCAACGACCTACAATTGTATCCCCTATCTATCAGTAATAAACAAAGTAAAATCACTAGCATATTTGCATGGATGGACAAGAGCCTTCCCGCAAAAGAATTTTGGGAGAAAGTAGAATCCTATACCAAAAAGGAGGTAAGCAATCAGTTTACAAAAGATGCAAGTTTACGGAAAGACATGGCAAACATCACCAAAAATTCAGTAATTGTTTCCATCCGTTCTATTTTAGACAAGTTGGGTATGAGTAATATTCAAGTAGCTGTTGAAATCAAAAATCTCAAATTGTACAATGGAAAAAGAGTAGGCGTTCAATGAGGAAGTGATATATTGTAGTATTTTGGCGTTTTTTTCTAAAGCAAAGACAATGATTACTCACAAAATACTTCCAATCCTTTTCTTTCTTCTATTTCTTCAATTTACATCTGCTCAAACCATCACACTACAAAACATTCAAAATGAACAGCCCATACAAAATGTGGCGGTTTTAATTGAAGGTGAGGAAACACAAACGACAGATGTAAAGGGTAACTTTACTCTAAATTGCAGCAAAGACAAATTACACCTCCGCATTTCACACGTTTCTTACGAAACACTGCAATTGTCAATCGCTTGCAACGATTTGCCCAAAATCATTTACCTCACCCCCAACGATGTTCTCCTCAATCAAGTCACCATTCAAGCTTTTGAAGGTAAAAAACACTTATTGAAAACCGCAGGTGCCATCGCTACTATTTCCCCGAAGACTTTGCAGCAAAGCGACCAAACTTCCCTCGTTCAAGCTTTCAATACGCTTTCGGGAGTACGTATGGAAGAACGTGCAAACGGCAGTTACCGGCTTTCGATTCGAGGAAGTTCATTGAGTTCACCCTTCAATGTTCGCAATGTCAAAATGTATTGGAACAACGTCCCCATAACCAAATCGGATGGAGAAACACTGATCAACCTGATTGATCCCGAAATGGTAAATCGTGTAGAAATCATAAAAGGGCCTGCAAGTAGTTTGTATGGGGCGGGCAATGGTGGAGCAGTGTTGTTACAGACTTTGCCACTTTTCTATCAGCAGGATAATTTAGAAATAAACAGCACCTTTGGGAGTTATGGACTGTGGAAATTCTCGGCAGGAGCTACCAAAAGTTGGGGCAAAAATGGGGTGCAATTTCGATACAATCACCAAGAATCTGATGGTTATCGTGACCACAATGCATTGAACAGAAATATGTTTAACTTCAATGGCTTTTTTGATTTGGAAAAAGCAGGAACAGTTCGAGTAGCAACTTTTTTCACACTTTTGGATTACCAAATTCCTGGTGGACTCAATGCCGACCAAAGAGACGAAAATCCTCGTCAAGCTCGCTCAGGAAGTGCCACCCAAAATGCCTCTATTGAAAATCAAATGTCTTTGACAGGCATTGATTATGCGTTGCCAATCAGCGAAAATTGGGAAATGAAAGCTGCTATGTCCATTACGACCATCAACTTCATCAACCCCTTCAATACCAATTACAAAACTGAGAATCAAACGGGTTTTGGAATTCGCCCACAGTTGATTTACACAACTTCAATAGCAGAACACTCCGACCGAAAACTGCAATGGGTATCGGGTATGGAATCGCAGTTTACAAGCGTAGATGCCAAAGTATTTGGAAATGTTGAAGCAGAAAAAGACACACTTCAATTTGCGGATTATATCGAACCTCGTTATGCAACTGTTTTTACACAAGCAAGCATGGATTTTCCACAAAACTGGACAGCAACCCTCGGAATCAGTTACAACAATGTCCGTTATGACATGGAAAGGATTGACCATTTAGGCGATTTCAGCGAGAATGACATACAATTTGAAGGTGCACTCACCCCAAGATTGGCAATAGTCAAAACATGGAAAGAAAAATATGCAGTGCATGGCGGCGTAAGTTGGGGTTTTTCGCCACCAAGTTTGAGTGAAGTTCGTACAAGTGAAGGTAGCATCAACAATGATTTGCAGGCAGAAAAAGGGGTGAATTATGAATTGGGTTTTCGGGCGGATTGGAAACGTTTGCAGGTAGATGTCAGTTTGTTTTCGCTACAATTGCGGGATGCTTTCGTGACCAAAACTGCCGACAATGGAACGGTTTTGTTTGAAAATGCAGGCAGCACTTCCAACCGAGGTATAGAAGCAATGATGGCTTACTCCTTATTGCACAACCAAAACACTACCGGTTTTTTATCCGCATTAAACGCAAGATTGGCTTATACTTACCATCCTTTTCGCTTCAAAAAATATGTAAAAGAAGGCAGCGATTTTTCGGGAAATGACTATACGGGTGTTGCGCCACATACTTTGAATCTTGGGCTGGATTTGGATATGGCAACAGGTACCTTCGCCCACTTCAATTACAATTTTACGGATGCAATTCCATTAAACGATGCGAATACAGTGTTTTCCAACTCCTACAATTTGGTGAATGTGAAAATGGGGTATCGAAAAACATTTGACAACTTTGGATTGGAACTTTTTGGGGGAGTGAACAATTTATTGGGTGAGGCATATAGTTTGGGAAATGACTTGAATGCTTTTGGCGGAAGGTATTATCAACCTGCCGCAGAGCGGAATTTTTATGGAGGGGTGCGGTTAAGATGGCATTGAGGAAAGACTATTTTTGTATTTCAACATTGGTAAAGTGCTACAAAAAACGTATTTTGTAAGTGAAATTTGTAAATAAAATAGAATCATGCGAATCAAACGGGTAATAATTGAAGGTTTTAGAGTGTTTGAAAAAGCGGATATTCAATTTTCCGAAAACCAAACAACTGCTTTCATTGGAAACAATGGGAGTGGAAAGACTTCAATATTGGAGGCTTTAAGGTTTGGCTTATATAACGTGCTTTTTAGTATCAACAAAAATACCTCGCCAGTAATTTTAGCTTCAAAAGATGTGAATAATAATTGCTCATATCTTAATAACAGGATAGAATTCTTATTCAATCCAATTATAGTTAACAACTCTCGTGATTTTATTGTCAATTATGGATTATCTTCAAAGGCAACTGAAAGCATCGGCACTCCTCTTCGTATTACTCCTTTAAAAAACTTTGGCGAAAAAGCCCTCTCCGACCCATCTACCAACATCCCTACCATCATCTACTACCCCACCGACCGAATTGTAGATGAAATAGATGTAGAACCCGATGAACTCAATACCCATCCTTTTGCGGCTTATGACAATGCCTTAGATGCTTCCATCAACTTCAATAGCTTTTTTAAGTGGTTTCGCAATATGGAAGATTTGGAGAATGAAATGCGGTTGAATGAAGATGCAAATCATAGAAATAAAGGTTTGACTACCATCAGAACTGCTATCGAATCTTTCTTGCCGAACTTTAGCCACCTTCGAGTCAAACGAAAAGGACAACCTGCAATGGTGGTTAAAAAAGGAAAAGAGGAATTGGAAATCAATCAACTGTCGCATGGAGAGAAAGTATTGTTGGCAATGGTGGGAGATATTGCTCAGCGTTTGTCTATTGCCAATCCAAGTTTGGCGAATCCATTGGAGGGCGAAGGCGTGGTGATGATTGACGAAATTGAATTGCATTTACATCCGACTTGGCAACGAATGGTAATTGACAATTTGGAGGTGACTTTTCCGAATTTGCAGTTCATTGTAACGACACATTCACCACAAGTAATCGGCAATTTGCGGAAAGGTAGCGTTTTCTCAGTCGAAAATGGGAAGATTTATCCTCTCCCTTATTCTTATGGACGAGACAGCAATTGGATTTTGAAGGTGATGATGGATGCCGAGGAACGAGATGAAGAAGTAACAGAAGAATTGGAGCAGTATTTCAGTCTTATTGAAGAAGGGAAGTTACAGGAAGCAGGCGAGTTGAGGGCAAAATTGGAGGAAGAAATTGGGAGTGATTACCCTCCTTTTGTAAAAGCAGATATTTTGACAAGACGCAAGCAAAAACTGATGCAATGAAAAGAATCCTCAAAGGTGTAGAACCCGATTTCTTTACCGAATGGAAAAATGCCACAATTCCCACTTGGTCTGAAAATCCGAAAGATTGGGATTGGGGAGAATTGAAGAATCCAGAAAAAGACAGACTGCGAGAAATACTTTTTGAAGAACAAGGTTTTATCTGTTGCTACTGCAATCGTGGATTACAAGGTATTCTCACCAAAATGGAGCATTTTTTTCCCAAGCAAGCAGACAAATATCCAAGTAAAATGTTCGATTATGACAATCTGCTGATTGCTTGTCATGGAGGTGAAAAAGACCTTCGACCACGCTTTCTGTATTGTGATGCTACAAAAGGCGACAAAGAACCACCTCTTATTTCACCACTTCAAACGGATTGTGAAAGCTATTTTCATTTTACGACCACAGGCAATATCAAAGCAAAAAATAATGACGCTAATAGTGTTTCAACGATTGCTTTATTGAATCTCAACAATCAAAAACTCATTGAGCTAAGACGAACTGCCATAGATACCTACATTGAAATCTGTATGGAAGATACTCAAACAGATGAAGAATTTGAGCAAAACATGAGAGGTGTTGTAGAAGATTTGAAGCAAAGACAAGACGGAAAATTTGCGCCATTTTGTACGGCGGTTATTGGCGCATTTCAATACTATTTGAATCCATAAATAAAAATGATTGAAAGAAGTATGAGCATCTCAAATGCCTACAACAACTGGGCAAATATCTATGACTCCAACCAAAACAAAACCCGTGATTTGGACAAAAAAGCGACCCGTGAAACGCTACAAAAATTTGATTTTAATTCAGTTGTAGAATTGGGTTGCGGAACGGGGAAAAATACAGAATGGTTGGTAGAAAAAGCTAAATCGGTCATTGCACTCGATTTTTCGGAAGGAATGTTGGCAAAAGCAAAGGAAAAAATTGGCTCTGAAAAAGTAATGTTTCGGCAAGCAGATGTGACGAAAAATTGGAACATTGCAGAAGGTTTTGCAGATTTGATTTGCTGCAATTTGACTTTGGAGCAT
It encodes the following:
- a CDS encoding bile acid:sodium symporter family protein, which produces MTNSLDQIHLNFSPESLFLLNICLGFIMFGVALTLKVEHFRTLFQQPKALITGLVSQLLLLPLLTFLLILLLKPQPSIALGMIMVAACPGGNISNFIALLAKGNVALSVGMTAFVTILATFLTPFNFAFWSSKVPETAELLTVIHLSFGEMLQTVLMLLGVPLIIGMCFAHYFPQWTAKISRPIRLLSIVFFAAFVVIAFASNLEFFLGYIHLIAGIVLVHNGLALVSGYTLAKSVKLSHQDAKTISIETGIQNSGLGLVLIFNFFGGLGGMAIVAAWWGIWHMVAGLSLAWWWGRKD
- a CDS encoding transglutaminase family protein, yielding MLYLTIAEQLQLPIYGLTLPTHMLVVWKDENTEIYWETTEGQVRSKAFYVEKYAIAAEQVGENMILNPLKKKDLLAVICFNIGKAYSDKNIFEEAIRYTRQAIELRKDWSNPYSTMATVYRNMELPENALYYSNQALQRFDKDIESYKTMTWAYTFLGCNTEAEEAFGRYLELQ
- a CDS encoding TonB-dependent receptor, encoding MITHKILPILFFLLFLQFTSAQTITLQNIQNEQPIQNVAVLIEGEETQTTDVKGNFTLNCSKDKLHLRISHVSYETLQLSIACNDLPKIIYLTPNDVLLNQVTIQAFEGKKHLLKTAGAIATISPKTLQQSDQTSLVQAFNTLSGVRMEERANGSYRLSIRGSSLSSPFNVRNVKMYWNNVPITKSDGETLINLIDPEMVNRVEIIKGPASSLYGAGNGGAVLLQTLPLFYQQDNLEINSTFGSYGLWKFSAGATKSWGKNGVQFRYNHQESDGYRDHNALNRNMFNFNGFFDLEKAGTVRVATFFTLLDYQIPGGLNADQRDENPRQARSGSATQNASIENQMSLTGIDYALPISENWEMKAAMSITTINFINPFNTNYKTENQTGFGIRPQLIYTTSIAEHSDRKLQWVSGMESQFTSVDAKVFGNVEAEKDTLQFADYIEPRYATVFTQASMDFPQNWTATLGISYNNVRYDMERIDHLGDFSENDIQFEGALTPRLAIVKTWKEKYAVHGGVSWGFSPPSLSEVRTSEGSINNDLQAEKGVNYELGFRADWKRLQVDVSLFSLQLRDAFVTKTADNGTVLFENAGSTSNRGIEAMMAYSLLHNQNTTGFLSALNARLAYTYHPFRFKKYVKEGSDFSGNDYTGVAPHTLNLGLDLDMATGTFAHFNYNFTDAIPLNDANTVFSNSYNLVNVKMGYRKTFDNFGLELFGGVNNLLGEAYSLGNDLNAFGGRYYQPAAERNFYGGVRLRWH
- a CDS encoding transposase; this translates as MALNAFEKQERQTKNQIHSLMQCLYTPDVVLEAFQDVLNTIQDNIRKIKQELDALTDIGFDKFKELACSVKGIGEKSAQLLYTYTNGFELFTNSKQLVKFVSTVPLTHQSGSSVYRKGRISKAGPAQIRTVLFNATRAAIRFNKECKELFNRLRSKGKPYKVAKVAVINKLLRQTFAVVKSGVKFQDDYHNKFKEHIE
- a CDS encoding AAA family ATPase, with product MRIKRVIIEGFRVFEKADIQFSENQTTAFIGNNGSGKTSILEALRFGLYNVLFSINKNTSPVILASKDVNNNCSYLNNRIEFLFNPIIVNNSRDFIVNYGLSSKATESIGTPLRITPLKNFGEKALSDPSTNIPTIIYYPTDRIVDEIDVEPDELNTHPFAAYDNALDASINFNSFFKWFRNMEDLENEMRLNEDANHRNKGLTTIRTAIESFLPNFSHLRVKRKGQPAMVVKKGKEELEINQLSHGEKVLLAMVGDIAQRLSIANPSLANPLEGEGVVMIDEIELHLHPTWQRMVIDNLEVTFPNLQFIVTTHSPQVIGNLRKGSVFSVENGKIYPLPYSYGRDSNWILKVMMDAEERDEEVTEELEQYFSLIEEGKLQEAGELRAKLEEEIGSDYPPFVKADILTRRKQKLMQ
- a CDS encoding class I SAM-dependent methyltransferase, whose protein sequence is MSISNAYNNWANIYDSNQNKTRDLDKKATRETLQKFDFNSVVELGCGTGKNTEWLVEKAKSVIALDFSEGMLAKAKEKIGSEKVMFRQADVTKNWNIAEGFADLICCNLTLEHIADLEGVFRQTYQTLKEGGRFFVCELHPFKQYIGSKARYETEKGVEELEVYTHHITEFTNTAAECGFKLLELKEWFDEDNGEFPRLISFVFEK
- a CDS encoding pirin family protein, whose product is MDRKNFLKKSLLGLAATTGVTALASQTSTYNRLMEQVGFNHLPNTEEKTMKTVLHKAQTRGHANHGWLDSHHSFSFANYYNPQRMNFGVLRVLNDDSVSAGRGFSTHPHDNMEIISIPLEGDLEHKDSMGNVAVIKQGDVQVMSAGTGIFHSEYNKNKDKDVKFLQIWVFPNKKDVTPRYDQITLNETDSHNQLQQILSPNADDDGVWVHQNAWFHLGKLEKGTNVSYQVNAPTTNGVYAFVLDGTVKIEGQELGKRDGFGLWEVENIDIEASEDARVLLMEVPMAIS
- a CDS encoding transposase, with protein sequence MNSLIIGIDVSNKTLDIAYQEDNHWVDYQIENTMKSIEVFLQGFDEQHITFVLEPTGTYSDKLLHSLDKSNCSIKLINPQKSSAFMKVLGITAKDDKQAARALAIAGKTLDLPDFQMPNEDIQKRKKCKWLLMPLKSRNDRLKIKFIALCSVFTHQMLS
- a CDS encoding retron system putative HNH endonuclease, which translates into the protein MKRILKGVEPDFFTEWKNATIPTWSENPKDWDWGELKNPEKDRLREILFEEQGFICCYCNRGLQGILTKMEHFFPKQADKYPSKMFDYDNLLIACHGGEKDLRPRFLYCDATKGDKEPPLISPLQTDCESYFHFTTTGNIKAKNNDANSVSTIALLNLNNQKLIELRRTAIDTYIEICMEDTQTDEEFEQNMRGVVEDLKQRQDGKFAPFCTAVIGAFQYYLNP